From the Gordonia bronchialis DSM 43247 genome, one window contains:
- a CDS encoding MspA family porin, whose protein sequence is MAANGASRTAWVSADITLRAPKLEPAKGGPEQDPAGEDAMPGSNGTINSGAAATLSSGYIVGCQVNIEGLKGGLSGALTPSAPTVTGTVDVPLSAGEVKFVLLVSKNAEKAGTYYVGYDRTQLAVQNCGGYAQARAFTTVETTGKVHQKVSLYGKPFSIG, encoded by the coding sequence TTGGCGGCCAACGGTGCGTCGCGTACCGCATGGGTGTCGGCGGACATCACGCTGCGCGCGCCGAAACTCGAGCCGGCCAAGGGTGGGCCCGAGCAGGACCCAGCCGGTGAGGACGCCATGCCGGGCAGTAACGGCACCATCAACAGCGGTGCGGCAGCGACTCTTTCGTCCGGATACATCGTCGGCTGCCAGGTGAACATCGAAGGCCTCAAGGGCGGGCTCTCCGGCGCACTGACACCGTCGGCGCCGACGGTCACCGGAACGGTCGACGTCCCGCTGTCGGCCGGCGAGGTGAAGTTCGTTCTGCTGGTATCGAAGAACGCCGAGAAGGCCGGCACCTATTACGTCGGCTACGACCGTACCCAGCTCGCAGTGCAGAACTGTGGCGGATACGCACAGGCACGCGCGTTCACCACGGTTGAGACCACCGGAAAGGTGCACCAGAAGGTGAGTCTCTACGGCAAGCCCTTCTCCATCGGCTGA
- a CDS encoding MDR family oxidoreductase, which yields MTTVPSFPAYRAPAAKQPAELVTLGPDDLGEGDLTVRVRYSSLNYKDGLAVLGKPGVVRQFPLTCGIDLAGEVVDAATDSGFTAGDAVVLTGAGLSETRDGGFAGYARVDATPVVPAPSSLGLWGSMAVGTAGLTAMLCVLRLEQAGVTPEQGPVLVTGATGGVGSFAVLLLSRLGYEVHASTGSADEHQYLRDLGATEIIERDTLTGEPRPLAKERWAGAVDSVGGATLANVLPQIRYSGAVASCGLAGGAGLSTTVMPFILRNVALLGVDSVNAPIELRRAAWSRLDDALSVDDLRAIAVTAGFDDVPALAEKILAGQIRGRVVIEVAPE from the coding sequence ATGACCACCGTTCCGTCCTTCCCGGCCTACCGCGCCCCGGCCGCCAAGCAGCCTGCCGAACTCGTCACGCTCGGACCCGACGACCTCGGCGAGGGGGACCTGACGGTGCGGGTTCGCTACTCGTCGCTCAATTACAAGGACGGCCTGGCCGTGCTCGGCAAACCGGGCGTGGTCCGGCAGTTCCCGCTGACCTGCGGCATCGATCTGGCAGGCGAAGTCGTCGACGCCGCTACGGATTCCGGGTTCACGGCGGGTGATGCGGTGGTGCTCACCGGCGCCGGCCTGTCGGAGACCCGTGACGGCGGGTTCGCCGGGTACGCGCGCGTCGACGCCACGCCGGTGGTGCCGGCACCGTCGAGCCTGGGGCTGTGGGGTTCGATGGCGGTCGGTACCGCGGGTCTCACCGCGATGCTCTGCGTGCTGCGGCTCGAACAGGCCGGCGTCACGCCCGAACAGGGGCCCGTCCTGGTCACCGGCGCCACCGGAGGCGTCGGGAGTTTCGCGGTGCTGCTGCTGTCGCGGCTGGGCTACGAGGTCCACGCCTCCACCGGCAGCGCCGACGAACATCAGTACCTGCGTGATCTCGGCGCCACCGAGATCATCGAGCGTGACACCCTCACCGGCGAGCCTCGGCCGTTGGCGAAGGAACGCTGGGCCGGTGCCGTCGACAGCGTGGGCGGGGCGACACTGGCCAACGTGCTGCCGCAGATCCGCTACTCCGGGGCCGTCGCCTCCTGCGGACTCGCCGGTGGTGCCGGACTGTCGACCACGGTGATGCCGTTCATCCTGCGCAACGTCGCGCTGCTGGGCGTCGACTCGGTCAACGCACCCATCGAGCTGCGCCGGGCGGCATGGTCGCGGCTCGATGATGCGCTGAGCGTCGATGACCTGCGTGCGATCGCGGTGACGGCCGGCTTCGACGACGTGCCCGCGCTGGCCGAGAAGATTCTGGCCGGTCAGATCCGCGGGCGCGTGGTGATCGAGGTGGCCCCGGAGTGA
- a CDS encoding DUF6131 family protein, whose translation MIILGIICLILGFIFSIPILWTIGIILVVIGVILAILGATGRAVGGRAHYY comes from the coding sequence GTGATCATTCTCGGAATCATCTGCTTGATCCTCGGATTTATCTTCAGCATCCCGATCCTCTGGACGATCGGCATCATCCTCGTGGTGATCGGTGTCATCCTGGCGATTCTCGGGGCCACCGGCCGTGCTGTCGGCGGTCGAGCGCACTACTACTGA
- a CDS encoding HpcH/HpaI aldolase/citrate lyase family protein: protein MTHELRPRRTTLAVPASSTKMIDKARTLGTDEFFLDLEDACAPEKKPEGRKNIVAALADGDWQAKIRAVRVNDWTTPWTYTDVIEVVSGVGQEVDAIILPKVNDPNQVAALDLLLTQIERTEGLPVGRIGIEAQIEDAAGLIKIYEIAQASPRLETLIFGPGDFMASINMRSLVVGAQPPGYEIADAFHHIHMSILMACRANNLQAIDGPWAQIRDLDGLRRSATQVAALGFDGKWVLHPDQIEPTNEIFTPSQQDYDHAENILDAYAWHTSAAGGGRGAAMLDDEMIDEASRKLALVVAAKGRAAGLDRAEVWSAPTD, encoded by the coding sequence GTGACCCACGAACTGCGCCCTCGTCGAACCACCCTCGCCGTCCCGGCGTCGAGCACCAAGATGATCGACAAGGCACGCACCCTGGGCACCGACGAGTTCTTTCTCGACCTCGAAGACGCATGCGCACCGGAGAAGAAGCCGGAGGGACGCAAGAACATCGTCGCCGCGCTCGCCGACGGCGACTGGCAGGCGAAGATCCGCGCCGTGCGCGTGAACGACTGGACCACACCGTGGACCTACACGGATGTGATCGAAGTGGTCAGCGGGGTGGGACAGGAGGTCGACGCGATCATCCTGCCCAAGGTGAACGACCCGAATCAGGTTGCTGCGCTCGATCTTCTGCTGACCCAGATCGAGCGGACCGAAGGATTGCCGGTGGGCCGGATCGGCATCGAGGCCCAGATCGAGGACGCGGCCGGGCTCATCAAGATCTACGAGATCGCCCAGGCCTCACCGCGTCTGGAGACCCTCATCTTCGGGCCGGGCGACTTCATGGCGAGCATCAACATGCGCTCGCTGGTCGTCGGCGCGCAGCCCCCGGGCTATGAGATCGCCGACGCGTTCCATCACATCCACATGTCGATCCTGATGGCCTGCCGCGCAAACAACCTGCAGGCGATCGACGGGCCGTGGGCCCAGATCCGCGATCTCGACGGATTACGGCGCAGCGCAACGCAGGTCGCGGCGCTCGGCTTCGATGGCAAGTGGGTGCTGCATCCCGATCAGATCGAACCGACCAACGAGATCTTCACACCGAGTCAGCAGGACTACGACCACGCCGAGAACATTCTCGACGCCTACGCCTGGCACACCTCGGCCGCGGGTGGCGGCCGAGGTGCGGCGATGCTCGACGACGAGATGATCGACGAGGCGTCGCGCAAGCTGGCGCTTGTCGTCGCCGCCAAGGGTCGGGCGGCCGGACTCGACCGCGCCGAGGTGTGGTCGGCGCCGACGGACTGA
- a CDS encoding copper-translocating P-type ATPase gives MTHSDHGGHAGHADHVAVFRRLFWIMTALAVPVVLTSEMFAHLVGYHLPALGWLPWVSPILGTVMYVWGGRPFLTGAVDEIRRRQPGMMLLIALAITVAFLASWGATLDVLADELDFWWELALLVVIMLLGHWIEMRSLARTTSALDSLATLLPDTAERVDGDRVEVVAPSDLRVDDVVVVRPGAAVPADGTIIEGSSGVDESMVTGESRAVHRGPGDRVVAGTVATDSGLRVRVTATGDDTALAGIARLVSDAQTSSTRAQRIADVAAGWLFWFALSAAVITAIVWTVVGMPDDAVIRAITVLVIACPHALGLAIPLVVAIATERAARGGVLIKDRLALETMRTVDTVLFDKTGTLTEGAPTVIAVEGTAGHNADEVLAVAAAAEADSEHPLAQAITRAATERDLDVPAAAGFSSSPAVGVTATVAGRTIRVGGPHLLTERDVPELPIAESWRGDGATILHVLDGDEVIGALELADAVRPESREAIDALHDRGVEVVMITGDAEAVAESVAAELGIDRVYAGVRPADKEAKVAELQQEGRRVAMVGDGVNDAPGLARADVGIAIGAGTDVAIASAGVILASSDPRSVLSLIELSHAAFRKMKQNLWWAAGYNLVSVPLAAGVLAPIGFILPMSVGAILMSVSTLVVAANAQLLRRLDLSPEHVVERDGHGRRAG, from the coding sequence ATGACACATTCGGACCATGGCGGCCACGCCGGGCATGCCGATCACGTCGCCGTCTTCCGGCGACTGTTCTGGATCATGACGGCGCTCGCGGTGCCCGTCGTGCTGACCAGCGAAATGTTCGCGCACCTCGTCGGCTATCACCTACCAGCGCTCGGGTGGCTGCCCTGGGTCTCGCCGATCCTGGGCACCGTCATGTACGTGTGGGGCGGGCGCCCGTTCCTGACCGGTGCCGTCGATGAGATCCGGCGCCGCCAACCGGGCATGATGCTGCTGATCGCCCTTGCGATCACCGTCGCCTTCCTCGCCTCCTGGGGCGCCACGCTCGACGTTCTCGCCGATGAGCTCGATTTCTGGTGGGAACTGGCCCTGCTGGTGGTCATCATGCTGCTCGGCCACTGGATCGAGATGCGGTCGCTGGCCCGCACCACGTCAGCGCTGGATTCGCTGGCCACACTGCTCCCCGACACCGCGGAACGCGTCGACGGCGATCGCGTCGAGGTGGTGGCGCCGAGCGATCTGAGGGTGGATGACGTGGTCGTCGTCCGTCCGGGCGCAGCGGTGCCGGCCGACGGAACCATCATCGAGGGGTCATCGGGTGTCGACGAGTCGATGGTGACCGGCGAATCCCGGGCCGTGCACCGGGGTCCTGGCGATCGGGTGGTGGCCGGTACGGTCGCCACCGACTCCGGCCTTCGAGTGCGGGTGACGGCCACCGGCGACGACACCGCGCTGGCCGGCATCGCGCGCCTGGTCTCCGACGCACAGACCAGTTCCACTCGGGCACAACGGATCGCCGATGTCGCCGCAGGCTGGTTGTTCTGGTTCGCCTTGAGCGCCGCCGTCATCACGGCCATCGTCTGGACCGTCGTCGGCATGCCCGACGACGCGGTGATCCGGGCCATCACAGTGCTGGTCATCGCCTGCCCGCACGCCCTCGGCCTCGCCATCCCGCTCGTGGTCGCCATCGCAACCGAACGCGCCGCCCGAGGCGGCGTACTGATCAAGGACCGGCTCGCATTGGAGACCATGCGAACCGTGGACACGGTGCTCTTCGACAAGACCGGCACCCTCACCGAGGGCGCCCCGACGGTCATCGCCGTCGAAGGCACGGCCGGTCACAACGCCGACGAGGTGCTCGCCGTCGCCGCTGCCGCCGAGGCCGACAGCGAACATCCACTCGCACAGGCCATCACCCGGGCCGCGACCGAGCGCGATCTCGACGTCCCGGCCGCGGCCGGCTTCTCGTCCTCACCCGCTGTGGGCGTCACCGCGACCGTGGCCGGACGAACGATCCGCGTCGGCGGACCACACCTGCTCACCGAGCGCGATGTCCCCGAGCTACCCATCGCCGAGAGCTGGCGCGGCGACGGCGCCACCATCCTGCACGTCCTCGATGGCGACGAGGTGATCGGTGCGCTCGAGCTCGCCGACGCCGTTCGGCCGGAATCCCGCGAGGCGATCGACGCCCTGCACGACCGGGGTGTCGAGGTGGTCATGATCACCGGCGATGCCGAAGCCGTGGCCGAGTCGGTGGCCGCCGAGCTGGGCATCGACCGCGTCTACGCGGGGGTCCGGCCGGCGGACAAGGAAGCCAAGGTCGCCGAACTCCAGCAGGAAGGCCGACGGGTCGCGATGGTCGGCGATGGTGTCAACGACGCACCCGGACTCGCGCGGGCCGACGTCGGCATCGCGATCGGCGCGGGAACCGATGTCGCCATCGCGTCGGCGGGCGTCATCCTGGCGTCCTCGGACCCCCGTTCGGTGCTGTCTTTGATCGAACTCTCACACGCCGCGTTCCGGAAAATGAAGCAGAACCTCTGGTGGGCAGCCGGTTACAACCTCGTATCGGTGCCGCTGGCGGCCGGCGTCCTCGCGCCGATCGGCTTCATCCTCCCGATGAGCGTAGGCGCCATCCTCATGTCGGTCTCGACGCTGGTGGTCGCGGCGAATGCGCAATTGCTTCGGCGACTTGACCTCTCGCCTGAGCACGTCGTTGAGCGAGATGGCCACGGCCGACGGGCTGGATGA
- a CDS encoding LysR family transcriptional regulator ArgP, producing the protein MDISLDGLRTLRAVLEYGTFEAAAAELHVTPSAVSQRIKAMEVSVGRVLVHRTKPATPTSDGEVLVRLAEQWELLSAEARLELVGDDGTGSPPRLIHLPIAGNSDSLATWLLPALARIHREHPVVVEVLRDDESRNSDFLRSGEVLGAITSDPVAIRGCTVVPLGSMRYLPVATPHFLDTWMPDGADEDSLSRAPMVSYDRNDHIQREALGRFSSHISEPPTVYIPASGEYHRAVELGMGWGLVPTAQITDALTTGRVVRFLDADVDVPLFWQYWKLSSPLLDAVTQIIVDAARTELLPAHP; encoded by the coding sequence GTGGACATCTCCCTCGACGGTTTGCGCACGTTACGTGCGGTCCTCGAGTACGGCACCTTCGAGGCGGCCGCCGCCGAACTCCACGTCACGCCGTCCGCGGTCAGCCAGCGAATCAAGGCCATGGAGGTCTCGGTCGGGCGTGTCCTGGTGCATCGCACCAAACCCGCCACCCCCACCAGCGACGGCGAGGTCCTCGTCCGACTCGCCGAACAGTGGGAACTGCTCAGCGCCGAGGCCCGGCTGGAACTCGTCGGCGACGACGGGACCGGGTCACCGCCGCGGCTGATCCACCTGCCCATCGCCGGCAACTCCGACTCCCTGGCCACCTGGCTGCTACCGGCGCTGGCCCGCATCCACCGCGAGCACCCCGTCGTCGTCGAGGTGCTGCGCGACGACGAATCCCGCAACAGTGACTTTCTCCGATCGGGAGAAGTGTTGGGCGCCATCACCTCTGACCCGGTCGCGATTCGCGGCTGCACTGTGGTGCCGCTCGGTTCGATGCGCTATCTGCCGGTCGCGACGCCGCATTTTCTGGACACCTGGATGCCCGACGGAGCCGACGAGGACAGCCTGTCGCGTGCACCGATGGTGTCCTACGACCGTAACGACCACATCCAGCGAGAAGCGTTGGGCCGGTTCTCGTCTCACATCTCCGAACCGCCCACCGTGTACATCCCGGCGTCCGGCGAATACCACCGCGCCGTCGAACTGGGCATGGGCTGGGGTCTGGTGCCCACCGCCCAGATCACCGACGCCCTGACCACCGGACGCGTCGTCCGCTTCCTCGACGCCGACGTCGACGTGCCACTGTTCTGGCAGTACTGGAAACTCAGTTCCCCGCTTCTGGACGCAGTCACACAGATCATCGTCGACGCGGCGCGCACCGAACTGCTGCCGGCGCACCCCTGA
- a CDS encoding MspA family porin: MTLRNPLTIRPRSRRIRAALAASAAAVTLPMIVGTPAHADTTVTLPSQNIVKTLKDGTKLTISRTAEKARISPSMGGTPLHRNAWVSARYHVKTSDKKARFKIGAGYIVGCQLTLGAKANGTGSGTAAEYNPESATATGQVGGGVTIGPGQTANYVVNDYGYADDFGAAAHTSAISFANGEGTLLYKNQTMMINGCAGYAQARSYVKVGAQTDYLMQVVFLYGKPFSLG; encoded by the coding sequence ATGACCCTGCGCAATCCCCTGACCATCCGCCCGCGGTCGCGGCGAATCCGCGCCGCGCTGGCCGCATCGGCTGCGGCAGTGACTCTTCCGATGATCGTGGGTACACCAGCCCACGCGGACACCACCGTCACGCTGCCGAGCCAGAACATCGTGAAGACGTTGAAGGACGGCACCAAACTCACCATCAGCCGCACCGCGGAGAAGGCACGGATCAGTCCGTCGATGGGCGGCACACCGTTGCATCGCAACGCCTGGGTATCGGCGCGCTATCACGTGAAGACCTCGGACAAGAAGGCGCGCTTCAAGATCGGGGCCGGATACATCGTCGGCTGCCAGCTGACGCTGGGTGCCAAGGCCAACGGCACCGGCTCCGGTACCGCGGCCGAATACAACCCGGAAAGTGCCACTGCCACTGGACAAGTCGGTGGTGGCGTCACGATCGGACCGGGCCAGACCGCGAACTACGTCGTCAACGACTACGGGTATGCCGACGACTTCGGCGCGGCGGCCCACACCAGTGCGATCAGCTTCGCCAACGGCGAGGGGACCCTGCTGTACAAGAATCAGACCATGATGATCAACGGCTGTGCGGGTTACGCGCAGGCCCGGTCCTATGTCAAGGTCGGCGCGCAGACCGATTACCTCATGCAGGTGGTGTTCCTCTACGGCAAGCCGTTCAGTCTCGGGTGA
- a CDS encoding nitroreductase family deazaflavin-dependent oxidoreductase, translating to MASIDNLHGDAHVERYLETDGDEGFHWNGTQILILFTKGRKSGAERKHALIFRPWGEDAFMVVASKGGTDAPPAWFLNLEENPDVEVQVKDQRIPVRARVATDDEKPAMWAKMTEVWPDYDEYQKKTDRQIPVVVLERASSLN from the coding sequence ATGGCTTCAATCGACAACCTCCACGGCGATGCACATGTCGAGCGGTACCTCGAGACCGACGGCGACGAGGGTTTCCACTGGAACGGTACCCAGATCCTGATTCTGTTCACCAAGGGCCGTAAATCCGGGGCCGAGCGCAAGCACGCGCTCATCTTCCGCCCCTGGGGGGAGGATGCCTTCATGGTGGTGGCCTCCAAGGGTGGCACCGACGCACCGCCGGCCTGGTTCCTGAATCTCGAAGAGAACCCCGACGTCGAGGTGCAGGTCAAGGATCAGCGCATCCCGGTGCGTGCGCGGGTCGCCACCGATGACGAGAAGCCGGCGATGTGGGCCAAGATGACCGAGGTGTGGCCCGATTACGACGAGTACCAGAAGAAGACCGACCGCCAGATCCCGGTCGTCGTGCTCGAGCGGGCCTCCTCGCTCAACTGA
- a CDS encoding sigma factor-like helix-turn-helix DNA-binding protein: MTSDMRADGARLSNRPWSELLPWLSEYRTGPPILADDEIFVNVWMDSSPAQTLTASNTGAFRRRISERYVRDRSKRVLRDDFPTVAGDLPVTALDVAQPVRAALHATGIDTLTEVLDRTCTALLGLPRIGTTTVGELVGALVMAVAAPIPMIADGLEAVADVIGSLDARDRLILEDRILALRPRRQSELAAMLGISRERVAQIERQLRARLRENVDTTAHLRGLHDEMVGLATPVIAIEDLIDELPSTGMVLPGSDIPVWWVVAAASTRVEIVDEWLVCGDTGPTDAPV, translated from the coding sequence ATGACCTCCGATATGCGCGCCGACGGTGCCCGACTCTCGAATCGTCCCTGGTCGGAACTGCTGCCCTGGCTCTCCGAGTACCGCACCGGACCTCCCATCCTCGCCGACGACGAGATCTTCGTGAATGTGTGGATGGATTCGTCGCCGGCGCAGACGCTGACGGCGAGCAACACCGGCGCATTCCGACGACGAATCTCCGAACGGTATGTGCGGGACCGATCCAAGCGGGTCCTGCGTGATGATTTCCCCACTGTCGCGGGTGATCTGCCGGTCACCGCCCTCGACGTAGCGCAACCGGTGCGCGCGGCGCTGCATGCCACCGGGATCGACACGCTCACCGAAGTCCTCGACCGCACCTGCACCGCGCTGCTGGGTCTGCCGCGTATCGGAACCACGACGGTCGGTGAGCTGGTCGGTGCCCTCGTGATGGCCGTCGCCGCACCGATTCCGATGATCGCGGACGGTCTCGAGGCGGTCGCGGATGTCATCGGATCGCTCGATGCGCGTGATCGGCTCATCCTGGAGGATCGTATCCTCGCGTTGCGACCGCGCCGGCAGTCCGAACTGGCCGCGATGCTGGGCATCTCCCGAGAGCGGGTCGCCCAGATCGAGCGTCAACTGCGCGCCCGGTTGCGCGAAAACGTCGACACCACAGCGCATCTTCGTGGGTTGCACGATGAGATGGTGGGGCTGGCGACGCCGGTGATCGCCATCGAGGATCTGATCGATGAGCTCCCGTCCACCGGTATGGTGCTGCCCGGCTCCGACATCCCGGTGTGGTGGGTCGTCGCGGCCGCGTCGACGCGTGTGGAGATCGTCGACGAGTGGCTCGTGTGCGGGGATACTGGCCCGACTGACGCACCCGTTTGA
- a CDS encoding DedA family protein — translation MHAFADWLVDVVGSVPSWAVYLVACGVVFAETATLILGLILPSEAVLLAAGVAAAVGSTQIAALIVAVCVAAVAGDLTGYRVGRTSGHRLMSSRIGRRFGEERWAHAAERINADGMIAVASGRWIGYVRTVVPPVAGTTRMHLTRFVVADVIGATSWATTVLLVGYFAGAALATTVLFYLAAAIAVTAGLYYLFRWWRSRRVATSDADELTRD, via the coding sequence GTGCACGCATTCGCCGACTGGCTCGTCGATGTCGTCGGCTCGGTGCCGTCGTGGGCCGTTTATCTGGTGGCGTGCGGAGTCGTCTTCGCCGAGACGGCGACGCTGATCCTCGGCCTCATCCTCCCCAGTGAGGCGGTCCTGCTGGCGGCCGGCGTCGCCGCGGCCGTCGGATCGACGCAGATCGCCGCACTGATCGTCGCGGTCTGTGTGGCCGCCGTCGCCGGCGATCTCACCGGATATCGGGTGGGCCGCACGTCCGGGCACCGTCTGATGTCGTCGCGGATCGGCCGCCGGTTCGGCGAGGAACGCTGGGCGCACGCCGCCGAGCGCATCAACGCCGACGGCATGATCGCCGTCGCCTCCGGCCGCTGGATCGGTTACGTCCGCACCGTGGTCCCGCCGGTCGCGGGTACGACGCGGATGCACCTGACCCGCTTCGTCGTCGCCGACGTCATCGGCGCGACCAGCTGGGCGACGACCGTTTTGCTGGTCGGCTACTTCGCCGGGGCCGCGCTGGCCACCACCGTGCTGTTCTATCTCGCGGCGGCGATCGCGGTGACGGCCGGGCTCTACTACCTCTTCCGCTGGTGGCGTTCCCGACGGGTCGCCACCTCGGACGCCGACGAGCTCACCCGAGACTGA
- a CDS encoding acyl-CoA synthetase yields MASVSNALEMVSDAVGAARVLHRSGAIDVTKPGELLKAVKRSKVIGPASTVIVHGAEEYPDAPCVTDERGTVTFGEMDRQSNALANSLLAAGVQPGSVIGVLARDHRGLIMALSAAGRAGYRLAMMNTGFGKTQFVEVAEREKVRAMLYDEEFTDLLEGLPDMPRILTWVDGDRPVPDGVDTLDDVIATGDTSMPPTPESFGGFVILTSGTTGLPKGAQRSKVSPFTSALLLDRVPLPQRGSMVIVSPIFHSTGFAVWGVGTALGNQTVVMRRFDAEKTLAALAEHRAEVLVAVPTMLHRMLALGPEVLAKYDVSALKIIVIAGSALSPTLSERVQDAFGDVLYNMYGSTEVAIAAIAQPHELRQAPGTVGRPPITSRLALFDENDQRITGTNVRGRLFVRNGAPFEGYTDGRNKQIIDGYMSSGDMARVDENGLWFIEGRDDDMIVSGGENVYPLEVENLLAEHPDVADVAVVGVDDEEFGHRLRAFIVAQPEANPAVEDLKQHVKSHLARYKVPRDIVFVDELPRNPTGKLVRRELPTGPLD; encoded by the coding sequence ATGGCTTCTGTCAGCAACGCTCTGGAGATGGTGTCCGACGCCGTCGGCGCGGCCCGGGTACTGCACCGCTCCGGTGCGATCGACGTGACGAAACCGGGCGAGCTGCTCAAGGCGGTCAAACGCTCCAAGGTCATCGGACCGGCGTCGACGGTCATCGTCCACGGCGCCGAGGAGTACCCGGATGCGCCGTGTGTGACCGATGAGCGCGGGACCGTGACCTTCGGGGAGATGGACCGGCAGAGCAACGCGCTGGCCAATTCGCTGCTCGCGGCCGGAGTGCAACCCGGATCGGTGATCGGCGTGCTGGCCCGGGACCACCGCGGCCTGATCATGGCGCTGTCGGCCGCCGGCCGCGCCGGCTACCGGCTCGCGATGATGAACACCGGGTTCGGCAAGACCCAGTTCGTGGAGGTCGCCGAGCGCGAGAAGGTCCGCGCGATGCTCTACGACGAGGAGTTCACCGATCTCCTCGAAGGCCTGCCCGACATGCCGCGCATCCTCACCTGGGTCGACGGCGATCGTCCGGTCCCCGACGGTGTCGACACGCTCGACGACGTGATCGCCACCGGTGACACCTCGATGCCGCCGACCCCGGAATCCTTCGGCGGTTTCGTGATCCTGACCAGCGGAACCACCGGACTGCCCAAGGGGGCGCAGCGTTCCAAGGTGTCACCGTTCACCAGCGCCCTGCTGCTGGACCGGGTGCCGCTGCCGCAGCGTGGCTCGATGGTGATCGTCTCGCCGATCTTCCACTCCACCGGCTTCGCCGTCTGGGGCGTCGGGACCGCGCTGGGCAACCAGACAGTGGTGATGCGGCGCTTCGACGCCGAGAAGACCCTCGCCGCGCTCGCCGAGCATCGTGCCGAGGTGCTGGTGGCCGTACCGACCATGCTGCACCGGATGCTCGCGCTGGGTCCGGAAGTTCTTGCCAAATACGATGTCTCGGCACTGAAGATCATCGTCATCGCCGGCTCCGCACTGTCGCCGACACTGTCGGAGCGAGTGCAGGACGCCTTCGGCGACGTGCTCTACAACATGTACGGTTCCACCGAGGTCGCCATCGCGGCGATCGCGCAGCCCCACGAGCTGCGGCAGGCCCCCGGGACCGTCGGACGTCCGCCGATCACCAGTCGCCTTGCCCTGTTCGACGAGAACGACCAGCGCATCACCGGCACCAACGTGCGCGGCCGCCTCTTCGTCCGTAACGGTGCTCCCTTCGAGGGGTACACCGACGGTCGCAACAAGCAGATCATCGACGGCTACATGTCCAGCGGTGACATGGCCCGCGTCGACGAGAACGGACTGTGGTTCATCGAGGGCCGCGACGACGACATGATCGTCTCCGGCGGCGAGAACGTCTATCCCCTCGAGGTGGAGAATCTCCTCGCCGAACACCCCGACGTCGCCGACGTGGCGGTGGTCGGCGTCGACGACGAAGAGTTCGGACATCGGTTGCGCGCCTTCATTGTTGCCCAGCCCGAGGCGAACCCCGCCGTCGAAGATCTCAAGCAGCATGTGAAGTCACATCTCGCCCGCTACAAGGTCCCGCGCGACATCGTCTTCGTCGACGAACTCCCGCGCAACCCCACCGGCAAACTCGTGCGACGGGAGCTTCCGACGGGACCGCTGGACTGA
- a CDS encoding MarR family winged helix-turn-helix transcriptional regulator, giving the protein MSSPPPFSPTIMLLTLSRVWEASLADGLTPLGLTTRKYGLLGHIRATPGISFSELARRSRISVQSAHTAVSAFVRDGLVDDGTAHAGSASQLRVTPRGESVLAKAAEVVVRLDTEFVARDPDLVAVLRDHMERAVSDDPTFS; this is encoded by the coding sequence ATGTCGAGTCCGCCACCGTTCTCGCCCACGATCATGCTGTTGACGCTGAGTCGGGTGTGGGAGGCGTCGTTGGCCGACGGCCTCACGCCCCTGGGTCTGACCACCCGGAAGTACGGTCTGCTCGGCCATATCAGGGCGACGCCGGGAATCTCGTTCAGCGAGTTGGCCCGTCGCTCGCGCATCTCGGTGCAAAGCGCGCACACCGCGGTGAGTGCGTTCGTGCGGGACGGCCTCGTCGACGATGGGACCGCCCATGCGGGTTCGGCGTCGCAGCTACGGGTAACGCCCCGCGGCGAGTCCGTTCTTGCGAAGGCCGCCGAGGTGGTCGTCCGCCTCGACACCGAGTTTGTCGCTCGCGACCCCGACCTCGTCGCTGTGTTGCGCGACCACATGGAGCGCGCCGTGTCCGACGACCCAACCTTCAGTTAA